One window from the genome of Esox lucius isolate fEsoLuc1 chromosome 23, fEsoLuc1.pri, whole genome shotgun sequence encodes:
- the max gene encoding protein max isoform X4 — translation MSDNDDIEVDSDEDSPRYHNVADKRAHHNALERKRRDHIKDSFHSLRDSVPALQGEKVSSLLRDARPSAGTSAGGINAPSDASRAQILDKATEYIQYMRRKNHTHQQDIDDLKRQNALLEQQVRALEKVKGSTQLQASYSSSDSSLYTNPKGSAVSAFDGGSDSSSESEPEEQPAPRKKLRAEAS, via the exons ATGAGTGATAACGATGATATCGAAGTCGATAGTGAC GAAGACTCACCGAGATATCACAATGTG GCAGACAAACGAGCACACCACAATGCGCTGGAGCGCAAGCGTAGGGACCACATCAAGGACAGCTTCCACAGCCTGCGGGACTCTGTGCCAGCGCTGCAAGGGGAAAAG GTGTCGTCACTCCTTCGCGACGCTCGTCCCTCAGCAGGGACCAGTGCAGGCGGAATCAACGCGCCATCTGAC GCGTCCCGAGCTCAGATCCTAGACAAAGCCACAGAGTACATCCAGTACATGAGGCGgaaaaaccacacacaccaacaggaCATCGACGACCTGAAAAGACAGAACGCTCTGCTGGAGCAACAAG TGCGTGCCCTGGAGAAGGTGAAAGGGTCGACTCAGCTACAGGCCAGCTACAGTTCCTCGGACAGCAGCCTGTACACCAACCCCAAAGGCAGCGCTGTGTCTGCCTTCGACGGGGGCTCCGACTCCAGTTCAGAGTCCGAGCCGGAGGAACAGCCTGCCCCAAGGAAGAAGCTCCGTGCGGAGGCCAGTTAG
- the max gene encoding protein max isoform X8: protein MSDNDDIEVDSDEDSPRYHNVADKRAHHNALERKRRDHIKDSFHSLRDSVPALQGEKVGREASRAQILDKATEYIQYMRRKNHTHQQDIDDLKRQNALLEQQVRALEKVKGSTQLQASYSSSDSSLYTNPKGSAVSAFDGGSDSSSESEPEEQPAPRKKLRAEAS from the exons ATGAGTGATAACGATGATATCGAAGTCGATAGTGAC GAAGACTCACCGAGATATCACAATGTG GCAGACAAACGAGCACACCACAATGCGCTGGAGCGCAAGCGTAGGGACCACATCAAGGACAGCTTCCACAGCCTGCGGGACTCTGTGCCAGCGCTGCAAGGGGAAAAGGTTGGTAGAGAG GCGTCCCGAGCTCAGATCCTAGACAAAGCCACAGAGTACATCCAGTACATGAGGCGgaaaaaccacacacaccaacaggaCATCGACGACCTGAAAAGACAGAACGCTCTGCTGGAGCAACAAG TGCGTGCCCTGGAGAAGGTGAAAGGGTCGACTCAGCTACAGGCCAGCTACAGTTCCTCGGACAGCAGCCTGTACACCAACCCCAAAGGCAGCGCTGTGTCTGCCTTCGACGGGGGCTCCGACTCCAGTTCAGAGTCCGAGCCGGAGGAACAGCCTGCCCCAAGGAAGAAGCTCCGTGCGGAGGCCAGTTAG
- the max gene encoding protein max isoform X1 has product MSDNDDIEVDSDEDSPRYHNVADKRAHHNALERKRRDHIKDSFHSLRDSVPALQGEKVGREVSSLLRDARPSAGTSAGGINAPSDQSIKQASRAQILDKATEYIQYMRRKNHTHQQDIDDLKRQNALLEQQVRALEKVKGSTQLQASYSSSDSSLYTNPKGSAVSAFDGGSDSSSESEPEEQPAPRKKLRAEAS; this is encoded by the exons ATGAGTGATAACGATGATATCGAAGTCGATAGTGAC GAAGACTCACCGAGATATCACAATGTG GCAGACAAACGAGCACACCACAATGCGCTGGAGCGCAAGCGTAGGGACCACATCAAGGACAGCTTCCACAGCCTGCGGGACTCTGTGCCAGCGCTGCAAGGGGAAAAGGTTGGTAGAGAG GTGTCGTCACTCCTTCGCGACGCTCGTCCCTCAGCAGGGACCAGTGCAGGCGGAATCAACGCGCCATCTGAC CAATCTATCAAACAGGCGTCCCGAGCTCAGATCCTAGACAAAGCCACAGAGTACATCCAGTACATGAGGCGgaaaaaccacacacaccaacaggaCATCGACGACCTGAAAAGACAGAACGCTCTGCTGGAGCAACAAG TGCGTGCCCTGGAGAAGGTGAAAGGGTCGACTCAGCTACAGGCCAGCTACAGTTCCTCGGACAGCAGCCTGTACACCAACCCCAAAGGCAGCGCTGTGTCTGCCTTCGACGGGGGCTCCGACTCCAGTTCAGAGTCCGAGCCGGAGGAACAGCCTGCCCCAAGGAAGAAGCTCCGTGCGGAGGCCAGTTAG
- the max gene encoding protein max isoform X2: MSDNDDIEVDSDEDSPRYHNVADKRAHHNALERKRRDHIKDSFHSLRDSVPALQGEKVSSLLRDARPSAGTSAGGINAPSDQSIKQASRAQILDKATEYIQYMRRKNHTHQQDIDDLKRQNALLEQQVRALEKVKGSTQLQASYSSSDSSLYTNPKGSAVSAFDGGSDSSSESEPEEQPAPRKKLRAEAS, from the exons ATGAGTGATAACGATGATATCGAAGTCGATAGTGAC GAAGACTCACCGAGATATCACAATGTG GCAGACAAACGAGCACACCACAATGCGCTGGAGCGCAAGCGTAGGGACCACATCAAGGACAGCTTCCACAGCCTGCGGGACTCTGTGCCAGCGCTGCAAGGGGAAAAG GTGTCGTCACTCCTTCGCGACGCTCGTCCCTCAGCAGGGACCAGTGCAGGCGGAATCAACGCGCCATCTGAC CAATCTATCAAACAGGCGTCCCGAGCTCAGATCCTAGACAAAGCCACAGAGTACATCCAGTACATGAGGCGgaaaaaccacacacaccaacaggaCATCGACGACCTGAAAAGACAGAACGCTCTGCTGGAGCAACAAG TGCGTGCCCTGGAGAAGGTGAAAGGGTCGACTCAGCTACAGGCCAGCTACAGTTCCTCGGACAGCAGCCTGTACACCAACCCCAAAGGCAGCGCTGTGTCTGCCTTCGACGGGGGCTCCGACTCCAGTTCAGAGTCCGAGCCGGAGGAACAGCCTGCCCCAAGGAAGAAGCTCCGTGCGGAGGCCAGTTAG
- the max gene encoding protein max isoform X9, with protein MSDNDDIEVDSDEDSPRYHNVADKRAHHNALERKRRDHIKDSFHSLRDSVPALQGEKASRAQILDKATEYIQYMRRKNHTHQQDIDDLKRQNALLEQQVRALEKVKGSTQLQASYSSSDSSLYTNPKGSAVSAFDGGSDSSSESEPEEQPAPRKKLRAEAS; from the exons ATGAGTGATAACGATGATATCGAAGTCGATAGTGAC GAAGACTCACCGAGATATCACAATGTG GCAGACAAACGAGCACACCACAATGCGCTGGAGCGCAAGCGTAGGGACCACATCAAGGACAGCTTCCACAGCCTGCGGGACTCTGTGCCAGCGCTGCAAGGGGAAAAG GCGTCCCGAGCTCAGATCCTAGACAAAGCCACAGAGTACATCCAGTACATGAGGCGgaaaaaccacacacaccaacaggaCATCGACGACCTGAAAAGACAGAACGCTCTGCTGGAGCAACAAG TGCGTGCCCTGGAGAAGGTGAAAGGGTCGACTCAGCTACAGGCCAGCTACAGTTCCTCGGACAGCAGCCTGTACACCAACCCCAAAGGCAGCGCTGTGTCTGCCTTCGACGGGGGCTCCGACTCCAGTTCAGAGTCCGAGCCGGAGGAACAGCCTGCCCCAAGGAAGAAGCTCCGTGCGGAGGCCAGTTAG
- the max gene encoding protein max (The RefSeq protein has 1 substitution compared to this genomic sequence), producing MSDNDDIEVDSDEDSPKYHNVADKRAHHNALERKRRDHIKDSFHSLRDSVPALQGEKVGREASRAQILDKATEYIQYMRRKNHTHQQDIDDLKRQNALLEQQVRALEKVKGSTQLQASYSSSDSSLYTNPKGSAVSAFDGGSDSSSESEPEEQPAPRKKLRAEAS from the exons ATGAGTGATAACGATGATATCGAAGTCGATAGTGAC GAAGACTCACCGAGATATCACAATGTG GCAGACAAACGAGCACACCACAATGCGCTGGAGCGCAAGCGTAGGGACCACATCAAGGACAGCTTCCACAGCCTGCGGGACTCTGTGCCAGCGCTGCAAGGGGAAAAGGTTGGTAGAGAG GCGTCCCGAGCTCAGATCCTAGACAAAGCCACAGAGTACATCCAGTACATGAGGCGgaaaaaccacacacaccaacaggaCATCGACGACCTGAAAAGACAGAACGCTCTGCTGGAGCAACAAG TGCGTGCCCTGGAGAAGGTGAAAGGGTCGACTCAGCTACAGGCCAGCTACAGTTCCTCGGACAGCAGCCTGTACACCAACCCCAAAGGCAGCGCTGTGTCTGCCTTCGACGGGGGCTCCGACTCCAGTTCAGAGTCCGAGCCGGAGGAACAGCCTGCCCCAAGGAAGAAGCTCCGTGCGGAGGCCAGTTAG
- the max gene encoding protein max isoform X11 — protein sequence MSDNDDIEVDSDADKRAHHNALERKRRDHIKDSFHSLRDSVPALQGEKASRAQILDKATEYIQYMRRKNHTHQQDIDDLKRQNALLEQQVRALEKVKGSTQLQASYSSSDSSLYTNPKGSAVSAFDGGSDSSSESEPEEQPAPRKKLRAEAS from the exons ATGAGTGATAACGATGATATCGAAGTCGATAGTGAC GCAGACAAACGAGCACACCACAATGCGCTGGAGCGCAAGCGTAGGGACCACATCAAGGACAGCTTCCACAGCCTGCGGGACTCTGTGCCAGCGCTGCAAGGGGAAAAG GCGTCCCGAGCTCAGATCCTAGACAAAGCCACAGAGTACATCCAGTACATGAGGCGgaaaaaccacacacaccaacaggaCATCGACGACCTGAAAAGACAGAACGCTCTGCTGGAGCAACAAG TGCGTGCCCTGGAGAAGGTGAAAGGGTCGACTCAGCTACAGGCCAGCTACAGTTCCTCGGACAGCAGCCTGTACACCAACCCCAAAGGCAGCGCTGTGTCTGCCTTCGACGGGGGCTCCGACTCCAGTTCAGAGTCCGAGCCGGAGGAACAGCCTGCCCCAAGGAAGAAGCTCCGTGCGGAGGCCAGTTAG
- the max gene encoding protein max isoform X6: MSDNDDIEVDSDEDSPRYHNVADKRAHHNALERKRRDHIKDSFHSLRDSVPALQGEKVGREQSIKQASRAQILDKATEYIQYMRRKNHTHQQDIDDLKRQNALLEQQVRALEKVKGSTQLQASYSSSDSSLYTNPKGSAVSAFDGGSDSSSESEPEEQPAPRKKLRAEAS; the protein is encoded by the exons ATGAGTGATAACGATGATATCGAAGTCGATAGTGAC GAAGACTCACCGAGATATCACAATGTG GCAGACAAACGAGCACACCACAATGCGCTGGAGCGCAAGCGTAGGGACCACATCAAGGACAGCTTCCACAGCCTGCGGGACTCTGTGCCAGCGCTGCAAGGGGAAAAGGTTGGTAGAGAG CAATCTATCAAACAGGCGTCCCGAGCTCAGATCCTAGACAAAGCCACAGAGTACATCCAGTACATGAGGCGgaaaaaccacacacaccaacaggaCATCGACGACCTGAAAAGACAGAACGCTCTGCTGGAGCAACAAG TGCGTGCCCTGGAGAAGGTGAAAGGGTCGACTCAGCTACAGGCCAGCTACAGTTCCTCGGACAGCAGCCTGTACACCAACCCCAAAGGCAGCGCTGTGTCTGCCTTCGACGGGGGCTCCGACTCCAGTTCAGAGTCCGAGCCGGAGGAACAGCCTGCCCCAAGGAAGAAGCTCCGTGCGGAGGCCAGTTAG
- the max gene encoding protein max isoform X3, whose amino-acid sequence MSDNDDIEVDSDEDSPRYHNVADKRAHHNALERKRRDHIKDSFHSLRDSVPALQGEKVGREVSSLLRDARPSAGTSAGGINAPSDASRAQILDKATEYIQYMRRKNHTHQQDIDDLKRQNALLEQQVRALEKVKGSTQLQASYSSSDSSLYTNPKGSAVSAFDGGSDSSSESEPEEQPAPRKKLRAEAS is encoded by the exons ATGAGTGATAACGATGATATCGAAGTCGATAGTGAC GAAGACTCACCGAGATATCACAATGTG GCAGACAAACGAGCACACCACAATGCGCTGGAGCGCAAGCGTAGGGACCACATCAAGGACAGCTTCCACAGCCTGCGGGACTCTGTGCCAGCGCTGCAAGGGGAAAAGGTTGGTAGAGAG GTGTCGTCACTCCTTCGCGACGCTCGTCCCTCAGCAGGGACCAGTGCAGGCGGAATCAACGCGCCATCTGAC GCGTCCCGAGCTCAGATCCTAGACAAAGCCACAGAGTACATCCAGTACATGAGGCGgaaaaaccacacacaccaacaggaCATCGACGACCTGAAAAGACAGAACGCTCTGCTGGAGCAACAAG TGCGTGCCCTGGAGAAGGTGAAAGGGTCGACTCAGCTACAGGCCAGCTACAGTTCCTCGGACAGCAGCCTGTACACCAACCCCAAAGGCAGCGCTGTGTCTGCCTTCGACGGGGGCTCCGACTCCAGTTCAGAGTCCGAGCCGGAGGAACAGCCTGCCCCAAGGAAGAAGCTCCGTGCGGAGGCCAGTTAG
- the max gene encoding protein max isoform X5: MSDNDDIEVDSDADKRAHHNALERKRRDHIKDSFHSLRDSVPALQGEKVGREVSSLLRDARPSAGTSAGGINAPSDQSIKQASRAQILDKATEYIQYMRRKNHTHQQDIDDLKRQNALLEQQVRALEKVKGSTQLQASYSSSDSSLYTNPKGSAVSAFDGGSDSSSESEPEEQPAPRKKLRAEAS, encoded by the exons ATGAGTGATAACGATGATATCGAAGTCGATAGTGAC GCAGACAAACGAGCACACCACAATGCGCTGGAGCGCAAGCGTAGGGACCACATCAAGGACAGCTTCCACAGCCTGCGGGACTCTGTGCCAGCGCTGCAAGGGGAAAAGGTTGGTAGAGAG GTGTCGTCACTCCTTCGCGACGCTCGTCCCTCAGCAGGGACCAGTGCAGGCGGAATCAACGCGCCATCTGAC CAATCTATCAAACAGGCGTCCCGAGCTCAGATCCTAGACAAAGCCACAGAGTACATCCAGTACATGAGGCGgaaaaaccacacacaccaacaggaCATCGACGACCTGAAAAGACAGAACGCTCTGCTGGAGCAACAAG TGCGTGCCCTGGAGAAGGTGAAAGGGTCGACTCAGCTACAGGCCAGCTACAGTTCCTCGGACAGCAGCCTGTACACCAACCCCAAAGGCAGCGCTGTGTCTGCCTTCGACGGGGGCTCCGACTCCAGTTCAGAGTCCGAGCCGGAGGAACAGCCTGCCCCAAGGAAGAAGCTCCGTGCGGAGGCCAGTTAG
- the max gene encoding protein max isoform X10 has translation MSDNDDIEVDSDADKRAHHNALERKRRDHIKDSFHSLRDSVPALQGEKQSIKQASRAQILDKATEYIQYMRRKNHTHQQDIDDLKRQNALLEQQVRALEKVKGSTQLQASYSSSDSSLYTNPKGSAVSAFDGGSDSSSESEPEEQPAPRKKLRAEAS, from the exons ATGAGTGATAACGATGATATCGAAGTCGATAGTGAC GCAGACAAACGAGCACACCACAATGCGCTGGAGCGCAAGCGTAGGGACCACATCAAGGACAGCTTCCACAGCCTGCGGGACTCTGTGCCAGCGCTGCAAGGGGAAAAG CAATCTATCAAACAGGCGTCCCGAGCTCAGATCCTAGACAAAGCCACAGAGTACATCCAGTACATGAGGCGgaaaaaccacacacaccaacaggaCATCGACGACCTGAAAAGACAGAACGCTCTGCTGGAGCAACAAG TGCGTGCCCTGGAGAAGGTGAAAGGGTCGACTCAGCTACAGGCCAGCTACAGTTCCTCGGACAGCAGCCTGTACACCAACCCCAAAGGCAGCGCTGTGTCTGCCTTCGACGGGGGCTCCGACTCCAGTTCAGAGTCCGAGCCGGAGGAACAGCCTGCCCCAAGGAAGAAGCTCCGTGCGGAGGCCAGTTAG
- the max gene encoding protein max isoform X7: protein MSDNDDIEVDSDEDSPRYHNVADKRAHHNALERKRRDHIKDSFHSLRDSVPALQGEKQSIKQASRAQILDKATEYIQYMRRKNHTHQQDIDDLKRQNALLEQQVRALEKVKGSTQLQASYSSSDSSLYTNPKGSAVSAFDGGSDSSSESEPEEQPAPRKKLRAEAS, encoded by the exons ATGAGTGATAACGATGATATCGAAGTCGATAGTGAC GAAGACTCACCGAGATATCACAATGTG GCAGACAAACGAGCACACCACAATGCGCTGGAGCGCAAGCGTAGGGACCACATCAAGGACAGCTTCCACAGCCTGCGGGACTCTGTGCCAGCGCTGCAAGGGGAAAAG CAATCTATCAAACAGGCGTCCCGAGCTCAGATCCTAGACAAAGCCACAGAGTACATCCAGTACATGAGGCGgaaaaaccacacacaccaacaggaCATCGACGACCTGAAAAGACAGAACGCTCTGCTGGAGCAACAAG TGCGTGCCCTGGAGAAGGTGAAAGGGTCGACTCAGCTACAGGCCAGCTACAGTTCCTCGGACAGCAGCCTGTACACCAACCCCAAAGGCAGCGCTGTGTCTGCCTTCGACGGGGGCTCCGACTCCAGTTCAGAGTCCGAGCCGGAGGAACAGCCTGCCCCAAGGAAGAAGCTCCGTGCGGAGGCCAGTTAG